The window ACTATTTACTCCTTTCAAAATCTCATAACTGTTCAGTAGGTAACAGGCCATTTGCGGACAAAAGAGCGAGTTACACACATTTAGAGCAACAAAGAGAAATTCAAGAATTGACGAAGGACAATCCAATTTGGACGAGAGATTTAATACAGAAAAGGAAAGAAAAAATAGTTCAATTTCTAATGACAACTGTATGACTACATCAGGAAACGTAGCGGAAAATCAGCACTTGGCTTAAAAATAGCTAAAATTGAAATCGAAGTTTTGCGTTCCGAAGTCTGCTGGTTTCTACCTATTTAATTTATCGCTATTCACTTCACAAGCGATTTTGGTAATAGTAAGATTAAAATTAATTTGGTTAATACTAACCAGTTATTTCAATTTGATTCCAATCAATTCAAATTCATGAAACCATTGACTTCTGCCCCCTATTTTGTCCCCCTAAAGCTGTAACTTATTGATTTTAATTTCTTTGAATAAGTCCTGTTCCCGCTACTATGAAGCCAAGCAGAAATGCTTGGTTTTTTTTACGCCTTGAAATGATGTGGATGTTTTTTTAATTTGAATGAATTAACTGTTTATTCAATATTTTTTGTGTTATCTCTTATTAATCAAATAACTTTGTTCTTTATAGATAACCACTAATCAAATCGCATTTTGAAAATCATCATTATCAATGGGCCTAATCTTAACCTTCTCGGAAAAAGAGAGCCTGAAATATATGGAAATCAATCTTTTGAGGATTATTTTTCTATTTTGAAAAACAAGTTTGCAGAAATCGATCTGAGCTATTTTCAAAGCAATGTGGAAGGCGAAATTATCAACAAAATCCACGAAGTGGGTTTTGAATGTGACGCTATTCTACTGAATGCAGGTGGTTATACACATACTTCAGTTGCTATTTCAGACGCTATAGCTGGGGTGAGCACTCCAGTTTTGGAAGTTCATATTTCAAATATCTACAAAAGAGAAGAATTCAGACACAAGAGTATCATCAGTAAAGAATGTGTTGGGATGATTTCTGGCTTAGGTCTTATGGGGTATGAACTTGGATTGCAATATTTTCTCAGAACCTCTACAAACCTATGATTACATTTTCTCCTGGGCCATCTAAGGTTTATGACGCCTTGCCCAAATATCTCCAAGAAGCATATGAGTCAGGAATACTAAGTGCAAGCCATAGAAGTTCGGCTTTCATGAATCTATATAAAGAAACAGAAACATTGATGCAGGAAAAACTGCATGTTCCTGAGGGATACAAGTTGCTTTTCACTTCCTCCGCTACGGAAAACTGGGAGATTATCACCCAATCTATCGTGCAGGAAGCTGGTTTTCATATTTTCTCAGGTTCTTTTGGTAAGAAATGGTTTGAATATGCCAAGCATATTAATGCCAAAACTGAAGCTTTGAAAATCGATGCAAATGAAACCATTGATGTGGAAAATCTCCAGATTGGGAACGAGTTTGATGTGATTGCCATAACGCAAAACGAGACTTCTAATGCCACTCAGGTAAAGAATGAAAC is drawn from Belliella baltica DSM 15883 and contains these coding sequences:
- the aroQ gene encoding type II 3-dehydroquinate dehydratase, with product MKIIIINGPNLNLLGKREPEIYGNQSFEDYFSILKNKFAEIDLSYFQSNVEGEIINKIHEVGFECDAILLNAGGYTHTSVAISDAIAGVSTPVLEVHISNIYKREEFRHKSIISKECVGMISGLGLMGYELGLQYFLRTSTNL